Part of the Prosthecomicrobium sp. N25 genome is shown below.
ACGAACTTTCAGCCGTCCTCCCGATAGACGCGGAACAGCTTCTTGTGGTTCACCTCGATGCCCTCTCGGCGGAGCAGGATCATCAAACGCCGGTGGCCGAATCGCCGGCGCTCGCTCCCCAACCCCGTCAGCCGCTCTCGCATAGCGCCAGCGTCCCGTCGCTTCGGCGCATAGCGGTAGGTCTTCGGCTCCAGGCCGATCAATCCGCATGCGCGCCGCTGCGAGTAGCTCTTCTCCGTCATAGCCCAGGTCATGAACCGCCTCCGGGAACTGGGCGTCAGAAGCTTTTTCCCAGCGCCTCACGAAGTGCCGACACGTCGAGAATCGACTCCGCCAACAGCTTCTTCAGCTTGGCGTTCTCCTCCTCGAGAGCCTTCAGCCGATCGGCCTCCGACACCTCCATCCCGGCGTACTTCGATCGCCATAAGTAGAAAGTCGCGTCGGAGATTCCGTGCTTCCGGCAGAGGTCGGCCACGCCGAGCCCCGCCTGATGCCTTTTCAGGATCCCGATGATCTGTTCCTCGCTGAAGCGGTTCTTGCGCATTCTCCGTCTCCTCGTCGACGGATCCTAGCTTCTGAGCGGGGGCATTCCAGGGGGGCAAGGTCACAAGCTCCACTATCTCGGCGACAATTAGCACACCCTTCTCCACCAACCGCCGCGGGACAAGCCCCACGACTATCAGCGCAAAGCGGCGGATCTAACCGCGACGGTCCATTCGAAGGATATTTCTTGGCCTGGCTTCAGATTTAGGTGGAGCCGGGTTGGATAACTGCAACAGGCGCGAGTACCTGATCATGGTGGAGCCGGGGTAACCGCACCTCGGCAGTTTGCCCTCGCTATGTAGTTTTTTTCGTGGTACGCTGAAATCAAACAGCAGTTATCGACGACTCACATGCCGAACCATCATCAAAGACCCGCCGTGCTAGTCACCTGTTCCGCCCGCAAGCGGGCGACCGGGGGCGGGCACAATATGCTTAGCATTGGGTCGTGCGGAATTGGTCGCCCTGGGGCATTACGCTGGCTTGAGGCCCTTCGGGAGTCGGTACCAATCGGGTGTGCTGCGGACGTCTACGCTGGGCGGAATATGCGCTTAGCGAAGGAGGCCGCCGCGCTTTTGGGCGCCGATCTGTATATTATTTCGGCGGGTTTGGGACTGGTTCACTCGACAACTCAAATCCCACTTTACGACGCGACTATCGCCGGGCGTAACAGCGTGACGTCACACTTTTGTTTAGCCTCCCATGTCTGGTGGCGGGAACTGATGACCGGCAGTCCATACGCAGTGAAATGGCCAGATCCCGACCGGTGCGTCTTGGTGGCGTCTTCTACGCCATATGTCGAACTTATAGAGCCAACTCTCGCGGAACTTCCAACCCGAAATATTCGATTATTCTCCCGCGGCACAAGTTTACGTAGCGAGTTGAGGGCAGCTCGGATGCCGTATGATAGTCGGTTTGATGGGCCCAAGACTCCCATCCCTGGCACGATGTCGGACTTCCACACTCGTGCCTTATTGCACTTCGTGAGCGAAGTCTGGCCAAAGGCTCCCTTTGGTAGTTTGTATTATCACCGACAATTAATTGAAGAGATATCTGAGGGTTGGACGGCTAGTACGCGTACGTCGGGTCGATCGGTTGCGGATAACGAAATCATGGAGATTGTCCGCGCGGTGGCTCCGAAAATGGGAAACAGGTCGACAGCCACGCTCCGTTTTATGCGGGATGAACTAGCAATAGCTTGCGAGCAAAAGCGCTTTCAGCGGCTGTATCGTGCAGCTATGGAAGCGACGGAGGATCAGTCGTGTCTGCCGCTTTGAGCACTATCGTAGTACGCGCACTGCGTGCTATCCAGGGGGACGGTGTTCCCGTATATTCCTTTTTTTTGCGAGGCGCTGACATCGCGAGGATCGCAGATATCTCTCGTGTTCATCGCGACGAAACTGACGCACTCAAAGGTTTTCAGAGGCGCGAAATCCGAGATCACGTGAATGGGATAGTGGAATTTTTGAACTCGGGTCCAGTCGTCTTCCCAAACGCCATAATTCTTGCTCTGTCCTCTGAGATCGAGTTTCGGCAGTCCCGAGGCCCAAGCCCCGAGGGCCTCGTCGAGTCAGCCCAGAGTGGCACCCTTGTGATACCGGTCTTCCCAGAGGGCCAACGGGTAGCTTGGATCGTCGACGGCCAGCAGCGCTCGCTCGCTCTTTCGCGCGCCAAAAATCCCAATATTCCTGTCCCAGTAGTTGGCTTTGTTTCTTCGGACATCGGGACTCAGCGCGAGCAGTTCATGTTAGTTAATCGAGCCAAGCCACTACCAAATCGACTAATAAATGAATTGCTGCCCGAGATTGGGTCCGTGCTTCCCCGGGACCTCGCTCCCCGCAAGTTGCCAAGTGAGCTTTGCAATCTCCTCAACAGGGATCCGTCCTCCCCCTTCTTTCGCCTGATCCGCCGCGAGTCGGATGAGGGAGCAGAGGCTGGGGTTGTCATCGATACCGCTATGATCGAGGCCATTCGGCGCAACCTACGCCCGCCTCTCGGCTCACTCAGTCAGTTTGCCGCGCAGAACAAGACCGACGCCGACGCTATGTACCGCCTTCTCGTGACTTACTGGTCGGCGGTACGCGACACCTTCCCGGGTGCCTGGGGCATCCGCCCCCAAGAAAGCCGCCTAATGCATTCTGCTGGGATAAGGGCGGTTGGGGCATTGATGGACTCTATAGTCCTGCGTGCGGAGGGCACCGGGGCCGTCGACGACGAAATACGACGTTCTCTGGGACGAATTGCGCCACATTGCCGGTGGACCGAGGGTACTTGGGAGCAATTGGGCTGGCGCTGGAATGAAGTCCAGAGCACCAGCCAGCATGTGTCACGGCTTTCAGATTTCCTCGTGCAACTCGACCGCGAATTCGCCAGAGCGGGGAAGAAATGAAGTTCATTTTCGCCGATTCCTTGGACATGGTGGATCCGGGTTATGACATGGTGGCGGACCGACTTTCGCCCGGGCGAAAGCCGTATTGGGACGATGTTTATCCGCACGAGATTCTTGGCTACGCTCCGTATGATGGGATACTCGTTTCACGTGGGATTGTCGGGGATCACCGCGTTCCCGGGAAGTACACGCAATCTCAGGCGCAACGATTTCGAAGGGAAGGTGCCCGCCGCTTTTTGCGCCTTGATCGTCCCGAGTTTCAAGATCTTGAGATCTTCGGTGATTGCGGCGCGTTCACCTATGTGAATGAGGCGGAGCCACCCTATTCTCCCGAGGAGATGGTTGGATTTTATGACGACTGCGGATTCACACACGGCTGCTCTGTTGATCATATCATCTTCGACTTTGATGAGAACCTTGAGGGACTGGACGGCGGTACGGAAGAGGCGAGGCGACGCTTCGAGATCACTCTTCAGAATGCCAGCCAATTCAGGGCGGCAGCCGAACGCACGTCTAATCGCTTTACGCCCATGGGGGCTGTCCAGGGTTGGTCGCCCGGCAGCATGGCCGTTGCCGCTCAGCGTTTGGTCGCGATGGGATACCAGTACCTTGCAATAGGGGGAATGGTTCCACTGAAGTCGGCACAGATTCGCGCCTGCTTGCGCGCAATCCGAGGCGCTATTCCTCCGGAGATAAGAATACATGTGCTCGGCTTTGCTAAGGCGGACGATATATCGACGTTCATACCGTTTAACATAAACTCGTTTGACACCACGTCGCCGCTGATCCGCGCATTCAAAGACGAGAGACAGAACTATTATCTGCCGACCTTGACAGGAGACCGTCTAGAGTACTTCACCGCTATTCGAGTCCCGCAGTCTATTGAAAATGCAAGGCTGCAGCGGTTGGTAAAGCGAGGTGTCTTCCGCGCGGAGGATCTCACGGAAATGGAAGGCAGGGCGCTCGGTAATTTGCGGGCGTTTGACGATGGCCAGGCCGGCCTGGAGGAGACCCTCGAGGCCGTAATGACCTACAACGCTATCCTCGTGCACGAACGTCCGCTTGAAGATGTGGAAAGTTCGCCGAAATTGAAGGCACTGGAACTGAGATACCGGCATACTTTGATGCGCAAGCCTTGGCGTGCTTGTGGGTGTTCGATCTGCCAAGCGGCTAAGATCGACGTTGTTATTTTCCGGGCCAGCAATCGGAATAAGCGGCGGGGAATACATAACCTTCACGCGTATCGCGCGCTCGTCAACGGCGTAACGAGGGGTAAAGCCTTATGAAGAAAAAGGTGACATTCACCGCCGTCATGGCGGAGCAAAGCAAGGATCATAAGGTTCTCTCCTTCGCGGCCACGCCGGACGAAATCAACAGTATCGCCGAGATCGATCGCATCGGTCGCGACGGACACGGGCGACTGAGTGGCTTCCAACGCCCCCAAATTGCGGCGCATATTCGCGAAATCAAAGACTACTTGGAAAAACCTGATGCCATACTCCCGAATCCCATCGTCGTTGCGTTTACGCATGGAGTGACGGTTACCGCCATCGACGATTCAGTCGTGAAGGTCAGCATTGATGTATCACAGGGACCCATTGGTCTCGTGGTCGACGGACAGCAAAGATTATCCGCGCTTACCCAGATCAAGAGCAGGCCGTTTAAGGTTTTCGTTTCGCTGATCTTGTGTGCGGACGATGCGGAATTGCGTCGACAGTTCGTCCTGATCAACAATACTCGTCCGCTACCAAAATCGCTTATCTACGAACTCCTTCCGGGAGTCGACAAATTACCTCCACGGTTTGAAAGCCGATCAGTGGCCTCTGAACTCACTGATAAGCTTAACTATAGCACGCAGTCTTCGCTGAGGGGGCAGATCAGGCAGCACACCAATCCCACTGGCCTGATCAATGACACCGCGATCCAACGGGTCATCATGAACTCTCTCAACGATGGGATCATGCGGGACTTTATGCGTGAACCGAACGGAATCGACCGGTGTCAGAAGTTGGTCAGCGAATTTTATGATGCTGTAAAGAAAGTATTTCCGGAAGACTGGTGGGGACATACGTCCAAGTCGTCGCGCCTCGTGCATGGTGCTGGGATCGTCGCGCTCGGCTATGTTATGGAGGTCTTGGC
Proteins encoded:
- the dbpB gene encoding DGQHR domain-containing protein DpdB: MKKKVTFTAVMAEQSKDHKVLSFAATPDEINSIAEIDRIGRDGHGRLSGFQRPQIAAHIREIKDYLEKPDAILPNPIVVAFTHGVTVTAIDDSVVKVSIDVSQGPIGLVVDGQQRLSALTQIKSRPFKVFVSLILCADDAELRRQFVLINNTRPLPKSLIYELLPGVDKLPPRFESRSVASELTDKLNYSTQSSLRGQIRQHTNPTGLINDTAIQRVIMNSLNDGIMRDFMREPNGIDRCQKLVSEFYDAVKKVFPEDWWGHTSKSSRLVHGAGIVALGYVMEVLAVLEGARNWEEFAKGMGCLAGRTAWTSGHWDFGGGDVRHWRAIQNVSKDISTLAQHLVQIVRHDIKLRRSRPQVLPLFERETV
- the dbpB gene encoding DGQHR domain-containing protein DpdB — encoded protein: MSAALSTIVVRALRAIQGDGVPVYSFFLRGADIARIADISRVHRDETDALKGFQRREIRDHVNGIVEFLNSGPVVFPNAIILALSSEIEFRQSRGPSPEGLVESAQSGTLVIPVFPEGQRVAWIVDGQQRSLALSRAKNPNIPVPVVGFVSSDIGTQREQFMLVNRAKPLPNRLINELLPEIGSVLPRDLAPRKLPSELCNLLNRDPSSPFFRLIRRESDEGAEAGVVIDTAMIEAIRRNLRPPLGSLSQFAAQNKTDADAMYRLLVTYWSAVRDTFPGAWGIRPQESRLMHSAGIRAVGALMDSIVLRAEGTGAVDDEIRRSLGRIAPHCRWTEGTWEQLGWRWNEVQSTSQHVSRLSDFLVQLDREFARAGKK
- the dpdA gene encoding tRNA-guanine transglycosylase DpdA → MKFIFADSLDMVDPGYDMVADRLSPGRKPYWDDVYPHEILGYAPYDGILVSRGIVGDHRVPGKYTQSQAQRFRREGARRFLRLDRPEFQDLEIFGDCGAFTYVNEAEPPYSPEEMVGFYDDCGFTHGCSVDHIIFDFDENLEGLDGGTEEARRRFEITLQNASQFRAAAERTSNRFTPMGAVQGWSPGSMAVAAQRLVAMGYQYLAIGGMVPLKSAQIRACLRAIRGAIPPEIRIHVLGFAKADDISTFIPFNINSFDTTSPLIRAFKDERQNYYLPTLTGDRLEYFTAIRVPQSIENARLQRLVKRGVFRAEDLTEMEGRALGNLRAFDDGQAGLEETLEAVMTYNAILVHERPLEDVESSPKLKALELRYRHTLMRKPWRACGCSICQAAKIDVVIFRASNRNKRRGIHNLHAYRALVNGVTRGKAL